The following DNA comes from Cricetulus griseus strain 17A/GY unplaced genomic scaffold, alternate assembly CriGri-PICRH-1.0 unplaced_scaffold_335, whole genome shotgun sequence.
GTGTTGGAGGCTAAGACTCAAGGTGACttcattaataaatgagacctttaGGGGAGATGCTTAATAAGTGAAGCAACCTTCATTGTGGCATTGTGTGTTCATCTCATAGGAAGCAATGAAGCCATTTCCAGATCATTGAGGATCAGTGTACATTTACATGGCTATTAGGGAGTTAGCCTGTACCTCTTTGTGTGTTTCCTTCTTCCACTTATTAAGGATTCAGAATTCATACCTGTGAGAACAGTAAatactcaggcattatgctggcctgctcctgtcacctaGCAGAATGCATtgaggcagtaccctggtcagcccaggattccatgactggtagtctgcatgcaggtggaAAGAACtgctttaaaagacagacaccaGCCCACTCACactcctctctttcccactctttttTCTGCTGTTCCCCTGGAGCAAAAGGACTTTTCATGTCTCACTCTTCtcctctgtgttctctctgtctctgtgtctctatggctctttacctcttttctcactcccccttctctttctcataaaaATCCTCACTAAGCTGTCTGCCTGGGATGTTTTTCCCATCCTTTGTCACCCTTGCCTACCATGGAATCCTCCAAGCTTCCCCTAGTGCTTTATTGTAACAAGAACTTTACAGCTTCTATATATTTGCTTTCTATCATGAGGAAATAGAGCAAAAATATGTCCAACAAGGAAGGAACCCTCACATTACTTAAAATAAAGTTGTTGGCAATTTGAATTTGGATGGCCAACCTTCTAAagtctgaaaaataaatatctgttgtctctacattttattgtttaaagtGTTTTGTCATAAGACAGATAAACCATCACATCATGAATGATACTTTTGAAATTTTTGTCAAACATAACGTGCCTTGTTACTCCACATGTCATGTGTGGAAGACAAAAGGAGATAAGGAATATGATTGCCATTTTAACTCCTGGATATGTTGCTGAGGATAATGAAACCAGTCCAATCTTGTGAATGGCTGATGTGGAAACAATAGGATAGTAGATTTGGGTTATACTTCCACTTGAGCAATGCAACTTAGGAAATTTGACATCCATACTTTAGTGGCATTCATCCAAACATTCTTAACACAGTTTAAAACAGCATACTGATATCTCTGAACTAGagatatttctttaagtgttcagTTTTTTCATTGATTGCTCTGCCAACTCCTGTTGTATTCTGCCTGTGGCTTTTATATGCCAATGAACACGAATTCTCATGGGTACTAATGATGTTCAACATGAAAATTTGGGCTTGCCAGTCTCCAAAACTGAGTAccacttattatttaaaacaaaaataaaattatggcaCCTGTGCTTCGTTGAATGTACATGATTTTTATTAACTAAATTTCTTCATCAATTGTTTTACCCAAGTTTCCACCCCCTTCCTCCTGCCATTCCCTCCCCCAAACCTCCTCTCTGCCCTACATCAAATCCACTCCCCCTCTGTTTTTATTCATAAATGGCCATGACTCCCATGGGTGTCATCAGAGCGTGGTATATCAAGTTTGGTAGGACTAACCTCCTCCTGTCATATGAAGGTTTTATAAGAAAACCCTGTATGAGGCATAGGCTCCCAAAATCCTGCAAAAGCCTCAGTGATGGGTCTCATTAATTCTGCTTGGAATCCTACAAAActcacagaattttttaaaacaaatgtcatTGATTTTGACTATTGAATTTCACTTTGAAACTTTGAAACTTTCCTGTATTTAGCCAATGTAAACATGGTCATATCCATTTACACATGTTCCTACAAAATCCCCAAGCACAAGCAAACATGAGTATTTCTGTAATTCATAGCAATTTTAATTGACAAAATAATTAATGTTTAATTACATtgcatcctcctctcctagtttctttcatatatatatatatgcttataaaGATTCTGAGTCCATTTAGTATGGTTTCTGTTTATCTAATTTCAGGTCTGACCAATTATATTGAACAAACAATTAGGGGTCTTGTACCTGGAGAAACTAGTTCTCCCTTTCTCAGTCATTACTTGCCTGTAGTACTCTCCCTGGGGATGATATTTTTCCCCCTTTGCATAGCATTTGTACTGATCCTGTCATTTGTTTAGGTCTCTTTGGGCAGCATTATTGTTGATGTATCATGGGTgttgctttcatttcatttcctttgtaaaAATTTTATTAATGGAGGTCAATTAGTACTATTCATATGTGTGCAATTGTGAGATTTCATTCTTAGAGTGAAAAACATATCAATAGACACCCTCCAAAGAAAGTTTGGTTATTACAGGTGTCGCATTTGGAAATGAGCCCTCCAGAGTCACTTCCCTGCACTTACACCAGTTGTAACATCTCTAACAGTCTCTGCTTCAAATACAAAGCTTCTTTAAGAGGACTTACAGACACACTAATCTAAGGGTGTAGGGGAAAGTATTTAGATGTCAGTTGGAATATTTTACTTAGTTGTGGGATTTCTCAAATACAAATATCAATTATTTACATGATACATTGAACATATTAATGaaatttaaggttttatttaagtGATGTGCTACATGACACTTAATTAGACAATAATTCTTAGTAAAACTTATTAGAGGGTTTGATATTCTACTTGATAAAGGGAATCCCAGGACAAAATTAAGAATAGAAGTAACAAGTGGAAACTTAGTGAGAATGTACAAAATAATGTTTCAGTAGAACAGAAAATTAGCAATATCTCTTGAATTATGCTGAATGTAGCTGCTGTTGGTAATTATTGTATGTGATTCACTATCATAATATATGATACAATGATTCAAAATATGTGTTAAGCTAAATTTCCCATATATGTTACTCATCAGTTATTTTTAGATAAGCTATACTGGCAAAGACTTCTGACATAATAGAAAACATCACAATTTTTATCAGCATGTTTAAATTATATACAAaagttttcttttagaattttatacataCACAGAGGTATTTTTAAACTATTGTCTAATTTATCCATCACTTTCTATCACACATGTATGTGCTTTAATGTATGTGGTTCATgcatgtatgagcatgtgtgtatgaaagtagaaaaaaatatttgaaccatATATTCAAACAAACCATTTTGTGCTCCCATGAAATTTATATTCCACAAAAGAAAGATTGATAGGTATTTATAATGTGAATACATAGTTTGTGCTATAACAAAACTATTGAGAATGACATTTGAGAGCAGAACACTATAGGCAGTGAGTTGAGTACAACTCAGCCATGAAGGTGGTGACAACAGGATTTTTTGACACAGTAATATTTGAGCAAAGTCCTGATAGGAATGAGATCATTTCTCAAAGTTCCTGAGGCAAGGTCATATTTATAACAGTAATGAGCAAACAATGATGAGACTGAAGAGATGACAGGAGAgattacaaataaacaaatgtagaaaagaaatagCCAGCTGTTTCGTAAGAATGTACACATTATTGCTCTTTTGTTATAAGTCTATTTAGTAGTAGAAAAaaacatagatttttaaattttattatattactaTGTTCTTTGACAAGGTAttctattgaaaattaaaatatgaacataTTGACCATATAAAGCATCATGATCAATAGAAGTACTAATTCATAGGGGATGTCAGAAAAGTACACCTTACTTTAAAACATTCACAAAGCTCTTTCACTGTAATTTAATAATTCATCACCTGAAAGTGGATTTGTAGAATGGcaataaagtaaataagtaatATGTAGCTTTTATAACATAATAtcctaattaaaaattaaattatcaaTAACAAATGATGAtggattattttttctgttgtccactgaaactatatatatatatatatatatatatataatatatatatatattagaaatgggaaagaggaaggagagaaagaaggtagatggagaaggggaaaagcaGAGGGTGGggaaagagaacaggagagaacatAAGTGAAAAGAACAGAACCATCTACCCAGACAGTGAGAGGAAGAACAGGTCCTTTCTCTGGCTTCTATTCTATTCAGGGGAGCCTACAATGAAGGAGATGCTATCAATACATATTGATGACAGCAAATTTTTATGAATTCACTTCTGTAAGTAGAAGATATTTAGAAAAACCCTTTCAGGCACAACTAGGCAAATCTCACATATTTAAATGGGTTAATCTGAATCCAGTGAAATGGACAGATGATATCAACCTCCAAAACAGCCAtacaatataaattaaaaattactcaTGTCCATGAGTGTCTTTCTTCATAAGTTGCCCATTTGCATGTCTGTTGTTCACAAGCTTCTCTCTACATTTATGTGCTTTAACTTCAACATGCTAAAGCAAGATGAAGAAAATGAGTAAATCCATCAATATCCTGATTTAAGGTTTTGTGAGCAATGCCTCATGTTTTACACACCATAATTTAGGTgaattttttaagaaatatttttgtttgtttttttctgcaaaaaaaatgtttcctggaCTTTCACAAAAGTTTAAATGTAACTCAGGAACAAGAAAATATCACAAAGATTGATCCCAAGTATCATGAGTCTCTGAAGtgagaaaacaaaatcatgaagaCTTTGCCTCCCAAACTATTTTTCTGAATGCACCCTTCACTTCTTTGTTCCTCAAGCTGTAGACCAAAGGGTTCAGCATGGGAATGACCATGGTGTAAAACACAGATGTCATTTTGTCAGTGTCCATGGAGTGACTGGAGCTGGGTTGCAAGTACATGAATATACTTGTCCCATAGAAAATAGATACCACACTGAAGTGTGAGGCACATGTGGATACAGCCTTTCGATATCCAGCACTTGACTTCATCTTTAGAATAGTGACAAAAATGAATATGTATGACATCCAGATAACTAGGAGAGCAAAAAATACATTGAAGCTTGCTACATAAACAAGAACCAACTCACTGATATGTCTGTCAGAGCAAGAGAGAACCATAACTGCTGGAATATCACAAAAAAAGTGATGAATCACATGAGCCCCacagaaagaaagactgaaagTGTCCCCAATGTGAATGGAGGCATTCAGGAAACCACCGAAATAGGAACATATagaaagacatacatacacacttctAGTCATAGTGGTAGCATAGTATAGCGGCTTACACACTGCTATGTATCGATCATAGGCCATTGAGGCCAGGAGATAATTCTCAATATTAGCAAAGGCTATAAAAACGAACATCTGAGTAGCACAGTCATTATAGGAAATGACCTTGTCTCCTATAAGAAGGCCAGTCATGACTGTGGGGGTGACAGCTGAGgaataacaaaaatcaacaaaggaCAGATTGCCTAGGAAAAAGTACATAGGTGTATGAAGTCTTGAGTCCAACACAATAAGGAGGATCATCCCCAGGTTTCCCACTAGGGTGATGGTGTAGATGAGCAGGAAGGTGATGAAAAGGGGAATCTGTAGTCCTGGTTCATCAGTGAGTCCCAGcaggagaaagtgtgtcacttctGTCCTGTTCTTCATCAATGTCGTCTTTCAATCATAAGATGGTCAATAACCATGGGCAAAGAGAAACATGATGATGAAGAAAATCATTAGTGAGTATTTATGCCTTTTGATCAGGAATCAGTACATTGAATTCTCTGGAAAATGGACTTTTACCCAAATCAAATCTGATGTTTTATCTATAGAGAGGGTTATATTgaagagatttttaaagattattaatgGAGCTCTactaaatttataattttgtattcTATATAGTCATAAATATATGGGGactgtttaataataataaaaacaatgtgtgGATCATCTCCAAATTTACCTCTGACGATTTATATCTCACTTTCTCTATTGGTCACATTTCAAGGAATGTTCTAGACAGCCACCTTAGCTGATGACTCTGTTAATCATCTCAATGATATTAGAACTTTCTTTGATATAAATTATGGAACACAAGAAATTGagtaatttatttatattgttaaaTTTGAAATGCTAGCCTGTGAACTTATTTATTTCTGATTATCAAGTATCAGAATTAAGTCAGACTTTTACTTGAATTGAAATAGCATTAAACATAATTACATGGCTGCCTTGGCAAGAACCTAACATTGTTTAAGTTGCagatttctgtttctatttcaaaggGCACATTCCTGTTACAGTCTTTGGTCCCAAGCCACAGGGGCCAGGAATAAAGTGTGGTATAAAAATGGTATTTTTGGGTTGCTACTAAGttctttgtccattttctttatctgtatttTGTACACTGTTCTAAGCTTACATATTCCGAAAGTCAAtgatttctcattctttttctgaatccctcctcttctttcttggtGAAGCTGATTAAAAAACATCATTGCTGAACAGAGAACATTTCATAGACATAACTCAAAATGTATGACATTCTCTATCCCCTTTCCCATCCCCAGACTACAGCAACTGCTAGCCTTGAAATTTACCTGTGTTTCTCTCAAACTCTAATAAAAATTATTCTCAAACATCAATATGAGTTTATTTCTAAAGTATTTCATTAATGAGAATAAGAAATGAACAGGGGATGTTGGGTATCTAGGTAACAGATATAATATATCTCTATGTTCAGTAGATATGTGGAATAACTCAGGTGACAGTAGCCACTTCAGCTTGATGCAGTTCTGATAGCTAGCTACAGGCAGATAATCATAAACTACAGCAAACAAAGAACTTTGGTTCATTCACTCTATAGGACTCATTCTGTTCTTACTAACTTCCCTGActctggaagaaaacaaagtaatCAAACAAACTTGGGATACTACTGTGAGAAGACaaaaagttattaaaatgttGATGTTGATCACATCCAGGGATTGTTAGTTTTCATGTTATGTTTGGATAGGAAGTGATCTTCTGGTTTGTGCTGACTTGTTGTACATGGACACTGGGAAGGAGGGCTTCATTTTAGATAATATTGACCTCTCCCTCCTCATGTTGTCTTTCCTCCTGCAGTAGCACCACTGAGTATCTATGCTCTCCAGAGTGTTCCTGCTCCCTCTGAAAACACTGATTGCTGCTGCTACAATACCCAGACCCAGTTTCCTTGTAAATCATTTTTCATTTAGTGAATTTCCACTTTCCTTCAACTTactctttctttcatcctttctcaGCATACTAAAGTTAACAATGTCAAAATAAATTTGACATTTTATggtgctctctgtctctcacagatCTTTTAGAAGTGCATCTACTTTATGAAATCATTTGATATGATGGGAGGTAATATAATAACAATGTTTCAGGttctatatttgttttgtttccctggaTACTGAGTTTTATTTTACCAGTTTGTTTGCCCCTTAATTCCTTAGAAGAACCTATCATCCTTCTACATGCTTTCAAAATGGTTGCAAAATGggcaggtttttggtttttttgcttgAGTTGAAGCCTTTGAAAGGAAATCTTCCTAAGAAAACTCATTCCCAACCAGACATCTactgaaattctgaatatttcAGGTTATACACACCTATTATTTAGAATACTTCCAGAAAATAGTATAGTATACAATTAATAAGATATTTGTATTAGAGTGTATAAATGGGTTTAATGTTGATTTTGGAGGTATTAGTGAAGAAAATCAACGTTTATGAAGTTaccaattttctatttttaagcctTATAACTTCAGTAAACCCatattttccacattttcttaatGTAATGATTATCTGTATATGATTGGAAGGGGactgtttaaatattttagtgaATATACAGcatttttgagatttcaaaaacatCAGGTTTCTCTTGTGTTTTTATGCCTTTTTCCTGCAATAATAGtaacataaataagaaatagaaaaaaccaAAGATATTCAGTGTATCTTGTCTTGGTTTTTGCAAGATTCATAGACAAGATGAGTTAAGAGAAGACCTAAATTTCCTAAAACGGAAATTTTTGAATTCATACCttgaaacaaatttgttttataaagaaactGCTTACCTTATCCCTTTCCATTTTAACATTATTCACAGTAAGTGTTACTGCCCAACTCACTTTCCATAAATTTCAATTCTCACTGAAAATGTTTATGCAATATATTAGGACATCAGTTCTTTGTAAGAAAGAAGAATAACTCCAATGTTGAGTATGAGATCATCAAGTCAGCCACAGAATTCTGCTTATACAGATATTTCTCTGTGATGGATTGAATATTATCATACTGtctaagacattgaagaaaagaggaaagagaaaatgaatatgaATCTACTTCCTAAACTCTATAAAGCCTTTCTCTTTCAAAGTAGGGGCACTCACTTGCCTTACTTACAGATAAAAAACTAGAAGTTTGCATATCTAAATTTATTACTTGTTAATGAAGAAAAAGATGACAGGTCTACATGACATCATACCAattaaaatctgtcaatataGATTTTACCTTTGAGTTTTGTTCCTTATCCATTCATGAAGTCTGACAGGAAATCTTCATTCATGAGGTGGCCATGAAAGAGATTACAGTTAATATCATTCAGATGCATAGATGAACTCTTCTGAAACATGACATCAAGCATGTTGCTTTTTAAGAAGCTAATGcatgaagaacaagaaaaactgTGTAGACTGGGACATCCCTGGAGTTTTCTTTTATGGGAATACCAGCAACTCCCAATCTCCTTTCTAGGAAAGAAGCAATTAAAACTGTGTCTACTCATATGCCTATGGGAAGTGCTTCTAATTGATCTCAGAGTGTTATTAATGGCAGTGAAATAAGGAAGTCATGAAGTTGGAAGAACCCTGAGAGTCACTGGGAGAGGTAGAAGGCATATGCATATGgtggatgaatatgatcaaaatagattACATCAATACATGAAATTATCACATAATCAATTAAACATCATGGAAAAACAGGGCAGGCTGGTTATTCTCACTGTTCACTTGGGTTCATATTATATGCTCTGTGTCCTTTTCATGTGTTTCCATTGATGCATACTATCTATATTCCAGAGACCACATATTTTTGTGTAATGTGTCTTGCATATGTTCTACAAAATACCTACACCAATATATCTGAGATTGTCTTATACAAGTtgcaaaaaactaaaataaatctcaagGGCCAAAATGAGAGTCTTTCATTAATGGACAAGTAGAGATGTTTAAAATGGAGATGTAATGAAACTTCAGAGAGGGTCCCCTTTTCTGCATGAAATGTTCTAGTGTTCAATTGGTCTCAGTGAGCATGAAAGAAACTCAAATACAtgtgttttgcatttttaatatgATTCAGAATTATTTATCAGTTAAAGAGTAAAATTCAGGAAGCTAGAGAGattgcccagtggttaagaacacttattgtTCTAACAAAGAATTGAACTTtgtttcccaacacccacatcaggggACAGACAACTGACCTGTCACTCAAGctcaaggggatctgatgctatTGGTCtctgggcacctgcattcatatatggccacacatacccacacacacacacacaacccccccccccccccccccccccccccccccccccccccccccccctacacacacacacaacacacacacacacacacacacagagagagagagagagagagagagagagagagagagagagagagagagagatacacaaactcttaaaaaatattaaaataatccttgaaaaataaaatgggttTGAAATGTAGGTtacaatataatttaaaaattctggtggaaggcaaaggacacagtcaacaagacaagataTGCCCCAATCCCACATccgacagagagctgatctccaaaatttacgaaaactcaagaagctagtctccaaaataccaaataattcaattaaaaagttgggtacagaggGGCGTAGGCTGTGGAAGCCTGGCAGCCGCTGAGGCAGAGGTGGTGTCAGCTCTGACTGCAGACTCAGCTGCAGACACTGCAGGGACAACCGCCACCCTCTAGCTGCAGCCGCCGCAGCAGCTGCAGCCTCAGCCGCCCGACTGGATCACAAGCCCAGCTCTCCAAGGCAGCCCTGGCTGCTAAACTGCTGACGCTCAGCGGCGTGTTCGCCATGCACAAGCCCAAGGTGCCCACGTCAGCTGAGCTGCTCAGTCTGCTGAAGGAGAAGCTGCAGGCAGAAGCTGGGATGTGTTCCCCAGAGTGGATcaaaaggcaaaggcagacgTTGAAGATTGGACACGGAGGGACGATGGACAGTGCTGCACAAGGTGTTCTGGTGGTTGGGAttgaaaaaggaacaaaaatgttGACCAGTATGTTGTCGCGGTCCAAGAGATACATTGCCTTTGGAGAATTGGGGAAAGCGACCGACACGCTGGATTCTACCGGGAAGGTAACCGATGAGAAGCCGTACGATAAAATAACACAAGAAGATATTGAAGGCATTCTGCAGAAGTTTACTGGGAATATAATGCAAGTACCCCACTCTACTCTGCTCTGAAGAAGGATGGACAGAGGCTGTCAACGCTCATAAGAGAGGTGAAGCTGTGGAGGCCAGACCCGCCAGGCTAGTGACTGTGTACAGCGTCTCCTTCCTGAGATTCCAGCCACCACGCTTCACACTGGATGTTGAATGCGGAGGCGGCTTCTACATCAGAAGCTTGGTCAATGACATTGGCAAAGAACTCTCTTCCTGTGCCCATGTGCTGGAGCTGACTCGCACCAAACAGGGGCCGTTTACACTTGAAGAGCATGCCCTCCCCGAAGACAGATGGACCATTGATGACATCGCACAGTCCCTTGAACAATGCGCATCTCTTTTGCCAGATGAGTTGGCgtttaaaaaaccaaaatctgAGAAATCCAGTGACCAGGCTTTAAGCTATGAATATATAACTTTAAGCGAGACAAAGAGGGAAGAGGATGAAATTAAGACACTCCGAGGCCGGCCCGGGTGGTGTGTGTGCCCTGACCCAGGAATGGCCACCTCTTTGCAGAATGTCTTAGTGTTGTTGAACGATGAATGTGATTGGATTAAGACAAATCAGCTTTCTGAATTTGATCTTTCCTTAATCTTTTTCGTATGAAAAAGTAAACAATTTTCTAATTACGGAAAACAGGTAGTCCTGTTAGTCTCACAGAagacccttgaattaatcggtactggagactgcttcctgaacataacaccagtagcacagacactgagatcaacaattaataaatgtgacctcctgaaactgagaagcttctgtaaggcaaaggacacagtcagcaagacaaaacgacagcccacagagtgggaaaagatattcaccaaccccacatctgacaaagggctgatctccaaaatatacaaagaactcaagaagctagtctccaaaacaccaaacaatccaattaaaaaatggggtacagaactaaatagacaattctcaatagaggaatctaaaatg
Coding sequences within:
- the LOC100763045 gene encoding olfactory receptor 5B3-like; this encodes MKNRTEVTHFLLLGLTDEPGLQIPLFITFLLIYTITLVGNLGMILLIVLDSRLHTPMYFFLGNLSFVDFCYSSAVTPTVMTGLLIGDKVISYNDCATQMFVFIAFANIENYLLASMAYDRYIAVCKPLYYATTMTRSVYVCLSICSYFGGFLNASIHIGDTFSLSFCGAHVIHHFFCDIPAVMVLSCSDRHISELVLVYVASFNVFFALLVIWMSYIFIFVTILKMKSSAGYRKAVSTCASHFSVVSIFYGTSIFMYLQPSSSHSMDTDKMTSVFYTMVIPMLNPLVYSLRNKEVKGAFRKIVWEAKSS